The Nitrospira sp. genomic interval GTCAACCGGGGCGGGTCTGTCACTTATCACGGGCCAGGACAACTGGTGGTATACCCGATCCTTCGCCTGACAGACCATGCCACAGGCGTACGTTCATACGTAGAGCAACTGGAAGCGGCTGTGATCCAATGCCTGCTGGAGAACGGAATTACCGGCCATCGGAAACCAAAGACTCCGGGCGTCTGGGTGACAAATCCCCAAGAGGCCAAAATCGCCTCGATCGGGATTCGTGTGGATCGAGGCGTGACCATGCATGGAGTGGCACTCAATGTGGACATGGATCTCTCACCATTTCGAGGGATCACTCCCTGCGGCCTGCAAGACTGCCACGCGACGTCAATGGCTGAAGTCGTTGGGCAACCGGTTTCCTTATTGACTGTGACCCACTCGCTTCTCGAGCAACTGAAACAGACATTGGCTCTCAAATGGACCGAGACACCGGCCCCCACCGCATTCAATAATTTGGCGCGAC includes:
- the lipB gene encoding lipoyl(octanoyl) transferase LipB, which translates into the protein MARRTPSVADPSNVPGFHTPTELLWFSSPVPYAEAWDLQMRLHRERIMDSRLDTLLILEHQPVYTVGRRTRIADWGGDPTAARIDGIEIQHVNRGGSVTYHGPGQLVVYPILRLTDHATGVRSYVEQLEAAVIQCLLENGITGHRKPKTPGVWVTNPQEAKIASIGIRVDRGVTMHGVALNVDMDLSPFRGITPCGLQDCHATSMAEVVGQPVSLLTVTHSLLEQLKQTLALKWTETPAPTAFNNLARP